A genome region from Macrotis lagotis isolate mMagLag1 chromosome 4, bilby.v1.9.chrom.fasta, whole genome shotgun sequence includes the following:
- the GOLGA7B gene encoding golgin subfamily A member 7B, with the protein MEKPCLLIEFVVSLEGHNLQELRRSASLATKVFVQRDYSDGTICQFQTKFPPELDSRIERQLFEETVKTLNNFYAEAEKIGGSSYLEGCLACATAYFIFLCMETHYEKVLKKISRYIQEQNEKIFAPRGLLLTDPVERGMRVIEISIYEDRCSSGSASSGSSGSSSSSSGGGGGAGGR; encoded by the exons AAACCATGTTTGCTGATTGAATTCGTTGTGTCTCTGGAGGGTCACAATCTGCAGGAACTCCGGCGCAGTGCCTCACTGGCCACCAAAGTCTTTGTCCAGCGAGATTACAGCGATGGGACCATTTGCCAGTTCCAGACTAAATTCCCCCCTGAGCTGGACAGTCGG ATTGAACGGCAGCTGTTTGAGGAGACTGTCAAGACTCTCAACAACTTCTATGCTGAGGCTGAGAAAATTGGGGGCAGCTCCTACCTGGAGGGTTGTCTGGCCTGTGCCACGGCGTACTTTATCTTCCTCTGCATGGAGACCCATTATGAAAAG GTCCTCAAGAAGATTTCCCGATATATCCAAGAACAGAATGAGAAGATCTTTGCTCCCCGGGGCCTCCTGCTTACTGACCCTGTGGAAAGAGGAATGAGGGTT ATTGAGATCTCCATCTACGAGGACCGATGCAGCAGTGGCAGTGCTAGCAGTGGGAGCTCTGGCAGCTCCAGCAGCAGCAGTGGAggggggggtggggcagggggCCGGTGA